A genomic stretch from Desulfohalobium retbaense DSM 5692 includes:
- a CDS encoding alkaline phosphatase: MRMLKKQFLLRLALFLVVVSLLPSLALAKQAKYVFLFIGDGMGLPQRSAAAEFIQGELLMDSFPAQGITSTYAADRFITGSAPAATAMASGQKTNIGVVGLDTQLRPVKTLAEMAKEQGKKVGIVSSVSIDHATPAAFYAHVKARGQYYDIDVALAESGFDYFAGGGLKDPDNSRDNSANYVGNALDLAKENGYTLINSKPAFAKLGPADGKVLAWNDWLQNSKALPYEMDQRQDQDISLKEFTAKGIELLDNEKGFFMMVEGGKIDWACHANDATAAIHDTLAFDAALNEAYTFYEQHPEETLIVVTGDHECGGLTLGFAGTKYATNFEVLGKQKISFRKFTQQVLPAFKENGEASFADIKPVIEDNFGLRFDGPAEDPMTLAAHEVAQIKEAFGRSMGAEKVSSEDKRTYLLYGGYDPLAVTLTHILDQKAGMGWTSYKHTGVPVSTSAIGVGAKQFNGSYDNTDIATKIMESMGIAPKVYLATN, translated from the coding sequence ATGCGCATGCTCAAAAAGCAATTTCTGCTGCGTCTGGCACTGTTTCTTGTGGTTGTGTCCCTGCTGCCGAGTCTGGCACTGGCCAAGCAGGCCAAGTACGTCTTTTTGTTTATCGGGGACGGCATGGGATTGCCGCAGCGCAGTGCAGCCGCTGAATTTATCCAAGGGGAATTGTTGATGGACAGTTTCCCGGCCCAGGGTATCACCTCGACCTATGCCGCGGACCGCTTTATCACCGGTTCGGCTCCGGCGGCCACGGCCATGGCCAGCGGCCAGAAGACGAACATCGGCGTGGTCGGTCTGGACACCCAGCTGCGCCCGGTGAAAACATTGGCGGAAATGGCCAAGGAGCAGGGCAAGAAGGTCGGGATTGTCTCCTCGGTGTCCATCGACCACGCCACGCCTGCGGCCTTTTATGCCCACGTCAAAGCTCGCGGCCAATACTATGATATTGATGTGGCCCTGGCGGAAAGCGGCTTCGACTACTTCGCCGGTGGGGGGTTAAAGGATCCGGACAACTCCCGCGACAATTCCGCAAATTACGTCGGCAACGCCCTCGATCTGGCCAAGGAAAACGGGTACACCCTGATCAATTCCAAGCCGGCCTTCGCAAAATTGGGCCCGGCTGACGGCAAAGTTTTGGCCTGGAATGACTGGCTGCAAAACAGCAAGGCCCTGCCCTACGAGATGGACCAGCGCCAGGATCAGGACATCTCGCTCAAGGAATTCACGGCCAAGGGCATCGAGTTGTTGGACAACGAGAAGGGCTTTTTCATGATGGTCGAAGGCGGCAAGATCGACTGGGCCTGCCACGCCAACGACGCCACCGCTGCCATTCACGACACCCTGGCCTTTGATGCCGCGTTGAACGAGGCTTACACATTCTATGAACAGCATCCGGAGGAAACCCTGATCGTGGTCACCGGTGACCACGAATGCGGCGGTTTGACCCTCGGTTTTGCCGGTACAAAGTACGCCACCAATTTCGAGGTCCTGGGCAAGCAGAAGATCTCCTTTCGCAAATTTACGCAGCAGGTTCTGCCGGCCTTCAAGGAAAACGGGGAAGCGAGCTTTGCGGACATCAAGCCGGTGATCGAAGACAATTTCGGCCTGCGCTTTGATGGTCCGGCCGAAGACCCCATGACCCTGGCCGCCCATGAGGTTGCTCAGATCAAGGAGGCCTTCGGGCGCTCCATGGGCGCGGAGAAGGTCAGCTCCGAGGACAAGCGGACCTACCTCCTCTATGGTGGCTACGATCCCCTGGCCGTGACCCTGACCCACATCCTGGACCAAAAAGCCGGCATGGGCTGGACTTCTTACAAGCACACCGGTGTGCCGGTCTCTACCTCGGCCATCGGAGTCGGTGCCAAACAGTTCAACGGGTCGTATGATAATACCGATATCGCCACGAAGATCATGGAAAGCATGGGCATCGCGCCCAAGGTCTATCTGGCGACCAACTAA
- a CDS encoding TraR/DksA family transcriptional regulator codes for MDREQLHHMNTVLSQKKQELEEAIGQMQNDLATMPHNLADPADQATLSTDRQLALLRQQRLLHQLHEVEQALHQLANGEYGLCEECGEEIGVPRLVACPSARLCIECQEQLERAA; via the coding sequence ATGGACCGCGAGCAATTGCACCACATGAACACTGTACTGTCCCAGAAAAAGCAGGAATTGGAGGAGGCCATCGGCCAGATGCAAAACGACCTGGCCACCATGCCCCATAATCTGGCAGATCCTGCAGATCAGGCCACCCTCTCCACCGACCGCCAACTCGCCTTGCTTCGCCAGCAACGGCTGTTGCACCAGCTCCATGAAGTGGAGCAGGCCTTGCACCAACTCGCCAACGGGGAATACGGTCTGTGCGAGGAATGCGGAGAGGAGATCGGCGTGCCCCGGCTGGTGGCTTGCCCGAGCGCGCGGTTGTGCATCGAATGCCAGGAACAGTTGGAACGCGCCGCGTAA
- a CDS encoding YibE/F family protein, producing the protein MDFVTHYLRPESRADWICCLGFVLLSAVLYLLPTGFEDQVDSRGVRCRGEVLSVDNSEVIKTGMVSQGTQELELELLDGAKKGHIVEASNHLMGQMDRDEIFAPGDVALVVLTLSPDGSIQYVNAQAQYRIGGEMVLLGGFAVLLLLFAGWTGAKALLSFAFAALGIWKILVPAMLKGADPVLVSLAVVVGLAAAIIFLVAGVNRRGLTAFTGCILGVGISCLLGLYFVESLHIHGAVLPFSETLLYSGFAHLDLERVFIGAVFLAASGAVMDLAVDVAASMEEVAAKKPDISRTELIRSGLHVGRAVVGTMTTTLLLAYSGGYVTLFMAFMAQGIPMVNFFNLVYVAAEVLKTLVGSLGLVAVGPLTAVAGGFILARGGSPARTAAPANPGQAPG; encoded by the coding sequence ATGGATTTCGTGACCCACTATCTGCGGCCCGAGAGCCGCGCGGATTGGATCTGCTGCCTGGGGTTCGTGCTGCTCAGTGCTGTCTTGTATTTGTTGCCCACCGGATTCGAAGATCAGGTCGACAGTCGAGGAGTGCGCTGCCGCGGGGAAGTGCTTTCAGTGGACAACAGCGAAGTGATCAAGACCGGAATGGTCAGTCAGGGGACGCAGGAACTGGAATTGGAACTGCTCGATGGGGCCAAGAAAGGCCATATTGTCGAGGCCAGCAACCATTTGATGGGGCAGATGGACCGCGACGAGATCTTCGCCCCCGGCGACGTCGCCCTGGTTGTGCTGACTCTCTCTCCAGACGGGTCCATCCAGTATGTCAATGCACAGGCCCAGTACCGTATCGGTGGAGAAATGGTCTTGCTGGGAGGATTTGCGGTGCTGCTGCTCCTCTTTGCCGGCTGGACCGGGGCCAAAGCCTTGTTGTCCTTTGCTTTTGCTGCCCTGGGAATCTGGAAGATTCTGGTCCCGGCGATGCTCAAAGGGGCTGATCCGGTGCTGGTCTCCCTGGCCGTGGTCGTCGGCTTGGCGGCGGCGATCATTTTTCTCGTGGCGGGGGTGAATCGGCGGGGATTGACGGCGTTTACCGGCTGTATTCTGGGGGTGGGCATCAGTTGCCTGCTTGGGCTCTATTTTGTCGAGAGCCTGCACATCCACGGCGCAGTGCTGCCCTTTTCCGAGACGCTGCTGTATTCCGGGTTCGCCCACCTGGATCTGGAGCGGGTCTTTATCGGGGCCGTGTTTCTGGCAGCCTCGGGAGCGGTCATGGACCTGGCTGTAGATGTGGCGGCGAGCATGGAGGAGGTGGCGGCCAAGAAGCCGGACATTTCCCGGACCGAACTCATCCGCTCCGGGCTGCACGTGGGGCGGGCGGTGGTCGGCACCATGACCACGACACTCTTGCTGGCCTACTCCGGGGGGTATGTGACCCTGTTTATGGCCTTCATGGCCCAGGGCATTCCCATGGTCAATTTTTTCAATCTGGTCTATGTGGCCGCCGAAGTGCTCAAGACATTGGTCGGCAGCCTGGGGCTGGTGGCCGTGGGACCGCTGACCGCGGTCGCCGGAGGGTTTATTCTGGCCCGCGGCGGGTCGCCCGCCAGAACTGCAGCGCCAGCCAATCCAGGACAAGCGCCGGGTTGA
- the thiD gene encoding bifunctional hydroxymethylpyrimidine kinase/phosphomethylpyrimidine kinase, whose protein sequence is MKKILTIAGSDSGGGAGIQTDLKTIALLGGHGTSVLTALTAQNTLGVQGVHPVPEAFIRQQMESVLTDIGTDTLKIGMLATAGIVRTVAEGLRALTAAPLVLDPVMVATSGDPLLAEDARQSLQDNLFPLAAVVTPNLGEAELLCGFPVTDRAGMEQAAAAIHARGPAYVLLKGGHLVDDAADLLFDGHQGIWLPGHRVDTVHTHGTGCTYSAAIATFLAQSGDMVQAVTQAKRFITRAIAAAGPLGHGRGPTNPYAAVFGTDDAHASA, encoded by the coding sequence ATGAAGAAAATTTTGACCATCGCCGGATCCGATTCCGGCGGCGGCGCCGGAATCCAAACCGACCTGAAAACCATCGCTTTGTTAGGCGGGCACGGCACCAGTGTCCTGACCGCCCTGACCGCACAAAACACCCTCGGCGTCCAGGGGGTCCATCCCGTACCCGAGGCATTTATCCGGCAGCAGATGGAGTCCGTGCTCACGGACATCGGAACCGATACCCTCAAAATCGGCATGCTGGCCACCGCCGGCATCGTCCGGACCGTAGCCGAGGGGCTGCGGGCGCTCACTGCCGCCCCGCTCGTACTCGATCCGGTCATGGTCGCCACCAGCGGTGATCCCCTTCTTGCCGAAGACGCCCGTCAATCGCTGCAGGACAACCTCTTTCCCCTGGCCGCTGTGGTCACCCCCAATCTCGGCGAGGCCGAACTGCTCTGCGGCTTTCCGGTCACCGACCGGGCCGGCATGGAACAGGCGGCCGCAGCTATCCACGCCCGAGGGCCAGCCTATGTGCTGCTCAAAGGGGGCCACCTCGTCGACGATGCCGCGGACCTCCTGTTCGACGGCCACCAAGGCATCTGGTTGCCGGGCCACCGCGTAGACACGGTGCACACCCACGGCACCGGCTGCACCTACTCCGCGGCCATCGCCACTTTCCTGGCCCAGTCCGGGGATATGGTCCAGGCCGTTACCCAGGCCAAGCGGTTTATCACCCGAGCCATCGCCGCAGCCGGACCGCTGGGCCACGGCCGCGGACCGACCAACCCTTACGCCGCCGTCTTCGGAACCGACGATGCCCATGCATCCGCCTGA